Proteins encoded within one genomic window of Dyadobacter chenhuakuii:
- the dgoD gene encoding galactonate dehydratase, producing MKIRSYELFQVPPRWLFLKIETDEGIIGWGEPVIEGKAATVKAAVIELMDTLIGKDPMDIEGHWNTMYRGGFYRGGPILMSAIAGIDQALWDIKGKFYNAPVHQLLGGKCRDKIKVYSWIGGDRPSDVAIAAKLSLDSGFKAIKMNATDEMQYIDSYEKIDLVLLRVASIREAVGYALDIGVDFHGRLHKPMAKVLAKELEQFRPMFIEEPVLPENNEALREIANHTCIPIATGERMFSRWQFKELLTQGYADIIQPDLSHAGGITECKKILSMAEAFDVAAAPHCPLGPIALAACLQVDATCHNAFIQEQSLGIHYNQGNDLMDYLEDKTVFTYENGFVKIPSGPGLGIEINEEQVRRMAAVGHNWKNPLWTHEDGSAAEW from the coding sequence ATGAAAATTAGAAGTTACGAGCTTTTTCAGGTTCCGCCGCGGTGGTTATTTCTTAAAATAGAGACGGATGAAGGCATTATTGGCTGGGGTGAGCCGGTGATCGAAGGGAAAGCGGCGACGGTGAAGGCGGCGGTGATTGAGCTGATGGATACGCTCATCGGAAAAGATCCGATGGACATTGAAGGGCATTGGAATACAATGTACAGAGGTGGTTTTTACCGGGGCGGACCCATATTGATGAGTGCAATTGCGGGTATCGACCAGGCACTTTGGGACATTAAAGGGAAATTTTACAATGCGCCTGTGCACCAGCTGCTTGGCGGGAAATGTAGGGATAAAATCAAGGTGTATTCATGGATCGGTGGCGACCGGCCTTCGGACGTAGCGATTGCGGCAAAGTTGTCACTCGATAGCGGTTTCAAGGCCATTAAAATGAATGCAACCGACGAAATGCAATACATTGATTCTTACGAAAAGATCGACCTCGTTTTGCTTCGCGTTGCATCGATCCGGGAAGCGGTGGGTTACGCTTTGGATATTGGTGTGGATTTTCACGGTCGTCTGCACAAGCCGATGGCAAAGGTTCTGGCCAAAGAATTGGAGCAATTCCGGCCGATGTTTATTGAAGAACCTGTGCTCCCGGAAAATAATGAGGCGCTGCGCGAAATTGCAAATCATACCTGCATTCCGATCGCAACCGGCGAGCGCATGTTCAGTCGCTGGCAGTTTAAAGAGTTGCTCACTCAGGGTTATGCGGACATTATCCAGCCGGATTTGTCACACGCGGGAGGCATTACGGAATGTAAAAAGATTCTTTCCATGGCCGAGGCTTTTGATGTTGCCGCCGCACCGCATTGCCCACTCGGACCCATCGCGCTGGCTGCCTGTCTGCAAGTGGATGCAACCTGCCACAATGCCTTTATCCAGGAACAAAGCCTGGGAATCCACTACAACCAGGGCAATGACCTGATGGATTACCTGGAAGACAAAACCGTTTTTACTTATGAAAATGGCTTCGTAAAAATTCCTTCCGGCCCGGGCTTAGGCATTGAGATCAATGAAGAACAGGTGCGGAGAATGGCAGCAGTAGGCCACAACTGGAAAAACCCGCTTTGGACCCACGAGGATGGCAGCGCTGCGGAGTGGTAA
- a CDS encoding dienelactone hydrolase family protein produces the protein MSEIRKEDIKQEVFDLYDDYAHDRIDRRNFMQNLSAYAVGGVTVASLMSFLMPDYQGTIQVNPNDPRLKSDYINYDSPKGGKTIKALLSKPEGATGKLGGVIVVHENRGLNPYIEDVGRRAALAGFLSIAPDALTPLGGYPGNDDKGREMQSKRDKNEMSEDFIAAFDYLKNHKDCNGKIGVVGFCFGGAMANMMAVRVPELAASVPFYGGQPAAEDVPKIKAPLLLHYASLDTRVNEGWPAYEKALKENNKEYTAYMYPDTNHGFHNDSTPRYDKAAAELAWTRTIDFFKQKLI, from the coding sequence ATGAGCGAGATCAGAAAAGAAGACATTAAGCAGGAAGTTTTTGACCTGTACGACGACTACGCCCACGACCGTATCGACCGACGGAACTTTATGCAAAATTTATCGGCATATGCAGTTGGCGGTGTTACTGTGGCGTCGCTTATGAGTTTTTTGATGCCTGATTATCAAGGCACCATTCAAGTTAATCCCAATGATCCCCGACTCAAATCGGATTATATCAACTACGATTCGCCAAAGGGTGGGAAAACCATTAAGGCGTTGTTATCAAAGCCCGAAGGTGCAACCGGAAAGCTAGGCGGCGTCATTGTCGTGCATGAAAACCGTGGCCTTAACCCGTATATCGAAGATGTGGGCAGGAGAGCGGCCCTTGCCGGATTTCTATCCATCGCGCCCGATGCGTTAACGCCATTGGGCGGCTATCCCGGAAATGATGACAAAGGGCGAGAAATGCAGAGCAAAAGAGACAAAAATGAAATGTCGGAAGACTTTATTGCCGCATTTGATTATCTGAAAAATCATAAAGATTGCAATGGAAAAATTGGTGTGGTAGGCTTTTGTTTTGGAGGTGCCATGGCGAATATGATGGCCGTGAGGGTCCCTGAACTTGCCGCTTCCGTGCCTTTTTACGGCGGTCAGCCTGCTGCTGAGGACGTTCCGAAAATAAAGGCGCCGTTGCTTTTGCATTATGCGAGCCTGGACACGCGCGTGAACGAGGGATGGCCTGCTTACGAAAAAGCGCTGAAAGAAAATAACAAAGAATATACGGCCTATATGTACCCCGACACAAACCACGGCTTCCACAACGACAGCACGCCACGCTACGACAAAGCCGCCGCGGAGCTGGCCTGGACGCGCACGATTGACTTCTTTAAGCAGAAGTTGATTTAA
- a CDS encoding outer membrane protein assembly factor BamB family protein, translating to MRYFALCLLLCIAQFCFGQNENFKFAFVSDTHVGGSTGADDLMRTVKDINANPSLDFVVVTGDITEFGSDDELTLAKAILDSLQKPWHVIPGNHDSNWSESGSNSFKTIFGAEAFYFQHKGYAFLGTASGPNMRMGPGQVPREHLVWLDSTLSKLPDPKMPVIYLNHYPQDSALNNWYDALDRLKKNNVQLILCGHGHSNKALDFEKIPGVMGRSNLRAKEEIGGYNIVTISNGKASFEIKKPFSDSLTAWNEVTLTDHQFSKSTETFPRPTYAVNDQFKNVEMLWYYQDNSDIGSGVTLHNKVILCSDTKGVLFALNKKGKKIWEYKTNGKIYATPAASGSSVVVTSSDKNVYCVDVKNGKLKWKFTTEKPIVANPVIADGKVFTGGSDGHFRALDLETGELVWDFKDVKGFVVTKPLIYQGKIFFGCWANDFYALDLKTGALAWKWNNGAANRMFSPAAVYPVASGNRVFIVAPDRYMTALNVATGEVVWRKQIPTVRVRESIGLSSDSSLVFVKTMDGDIYGVSTKADSMELSWKAKLKLPYEISPTALVETNNILYVPSNSGMVCAIDRSSGETIWKHKISNALISGITPVDKRTVLVTTMDGKIVMLQTR from the coding sequence ATGAGATACTTCGCACTTTGCCTGTTGCTTTGCATTGCCCAGTTTTGTTTTGGACAAAATGAAAATTTCAAATTCGCTTTCGTCAGCGATACACACGTGGGCGGCTCCACAGGTGCTGACGATCTCATGCGCACGGTGAAGGACATTAATGCCAATCCATCGCTCGATTTCGTAGTGGTGACCGGAGACATTACGGAGTTCGGCTCTGATGACGAGCTGACACTGGCCAAGGCGATATTGGATAGTCTGCAAAAACCCTGGCATGTCATACCCGGCAATCACGATTCAAACTGGTCGGAAAGCGGGAGTAATAGCTTTAAAACCATTTTCGGTGCTGAGGCTTTTTACTTTCAGCACAAAGGTTATGCATTTCTCGGAACAGCGTCGGGGCCTAACATGCGTATGGGTCCCGGCCAGGTTCCAAGGGAACATCTGGTGTGGCTCGACAGCACATTAAGCAAGCTGCCCGATCCGAAAATGCCGGTTATTTACCTCAACCATTACCCGCAGGACTCCGCGCTCAACAACTGGTACGATGCATTGGACAGGTTGAAAAAGAATAATGTTCAGCTTATCCTCTGCGGCCACGGGCATAGTAATAAAGCGTTGGATTTTGAAAAGATCCCGGGCGTGATGGGCCGTTCCAATCTCAGGGCAAAGGAAGAGATTGGCGGCTACAACATTGTGACCATAAGCAATGGAAAAGCATCTTTTGAAATCAAAAAGCCATTCTCCGACAGTCTGACAGCATGGAATGAAGTAACATTAACGGATCACCAATTTTCAAAAAGCACTGAAACATTCCCAAGGCCAACTTACGCGGTGAACGATCAGTTTAAGAATGTCGAAATGCTATGGTATTACCAGGACAACAGCGATATAGGCTCCGGTGTGACCTTGCATAACAAAGTCATTTTATGCTCTGATACAAAAGGTGTGCTGTTTGCTTTAAATAAAAAGGGAAAGAAGATTTGGGAATACAAAACCAATGGCAAGATTTACGCCACGCCTGCCGCGTCCGGTTCGAGTGTAGTCGTGACTTCCAGTGATAAGAATGTCTATTGTGTCGATGTAAAAAACGGCAAGTTGAAATGGAAATTTACTACCGAAAAACCAATCGTCGCCAATCCCGTGATTGCTGACGGTAAGGTGTTTACAGGCGGTTCGGACGGTCATTTCCGCGCATTAGACCTCGAAACCGGTGAGTTGGTCTGGGATTTTAAAGATGTAAAAGGATTCGTGGTTACCAAGCCATTGATTTATCAGGGAAAGATCTTTTTCGGCTGCTGGGCCAATGATTTTTATGCCCTCGACCTGAAAACAGGCGCTTTGGCCTGGAAGTGGAACAATGGCGCTGCTAACCGAATGTTCTCACCAGCAGCCGTTTACCCCGTCGCTTCCGGCAACCGCGTCTTTATCGTCGCCCCCGACCGTTACATGACCGCACTTAATGTAGCTACCGGCGAAGTAGTCTGGCGCAAGCAAATTCCAACCGTTCGCGTGCGGGAGTCCATCGGACTTTCCTCGGACAGCAGTCTCGTGTTTGTCAAAACCATGGACGGCGACATTTACGGCGTCTCCACCAAAGCCGATTCCATGGAACTGAGCTGGAAAGCGAAATTGAAATTACCCTACGAAATCTCCCCCACCGCATTGGTCGAAACCAACAACATCCTATACGTCCCGAGCAACTCCGGAATGGTGTGCGCCATTGACCGGAGCAGCGGCGAAACGATCTGGAAACACAAAATTTCCAACGCACTGATCAGCGGCATCACACCTGTGGACAAGCGGACGGTGCTGGTGACAACGATGGACGGGAAGATTGTCATGTTGCAGACGCGCTGA
- a CDS encoding ABC transporter permease → MIRNHFKIAWRNVRSGGWYSALNIGGLAVVLAVSLLLFWWVRDELSFDRFHADADRIYQVNARFGKGTDENIFTSTPGPVAVESRKQIPEVESAVRMGYYPSATFKANGKTFNQKDNLAFTEANFLTFFNGFKMLYGDRNAPFPEPNSVVLTEKLARKFFGTADAIGKTFMNVENNVTLIVSGVLADAPDNSSIKDHLYVNFEVLKNSGPENGGAKLADENWDDFGFATYVKLRSEASPESVGRKLTAIQASILKGKPNIPDYLLQPFTEIHLYPVEGGWFAMKQVSILGIVAVLLLGIGCINYVNLTTARATRRAKEIGVRKVVGAGSAQLARQLLVESLLTLTLALILSIALLQALLPLYKSLTGKTGHFSLFDPRAWQVLIGSLTFCFLLAGIYPAIMVANFNPIQALKGHSSQASGAGLRKLLVVTQFSLATILIVGTFIIGSQLRFIRQRDPGFKRAHVFTFDGRKFTPQFKQALSGQSSILGISTSTDTPVNIQTGTASVDWDGKEKDRTLIMVQMGIDKDFIENFGIKLLSGRNFSGSKSDSAYFILNETAVKETGWKDPVGKRFKHEGTEGTIIGIVKDFNMTSIREPVWPLVLFSKPESNFMVNVRTTGELAPDALAAAEKLWKQYLPAYPFEYTFLDANYNDLYRTDQQTGQLFNFFAGVAIVISCLGLLGLASFTTEQRTKEIGIRKVLGATVLNITTLLSKDFMKLVIIAIVIATPVAWFLMEEWLKDFAYKINIQWWMFLLGGLLAIITALITISFQSVKAALANPVKSIKSE, encoded by the coding sequence ATGATTCGTAACCATTTCAAAATTGCATGGCGTAATGTGCGCTCGGGCGGTTGGTATTCAGCGCTTAACATTGGCGGTTTGGCTGTCGTGCTGGCTGTGAGTTTGCTGCTTTTTTGGTGGGTCCGGGATGAGCTGAGTTTTGACCGGTTCCACGCCGATGCGGACCGTATTTATCAGGTTAATGCACGTTTTGGAAAAGGAACAGACGAAAATATATTCACCTCAACGCCGGGCCCCGTGGCCGTCGAGTCCAGAAAGCAAATCCCGGAAGTGGAAAGTGCAGTACGGATGGGATATTATCCTTCCGCAACTTTCAAGGCCAATGGAAAAACATTCAACCAAAAGGATAACCTCGCCTTTACGGAAGCAAATTTTCTGACATTTTTCAATGGCTTTAAAATGCTGTATGGCGACCGCAACGCACCGTTTCCGGAACCTAACTCGGTTGTGCTTACAGAAAAGTTGGCCCGGAAATTCTTCGGCACTGCAGATGCAATTGGCAAAACCTTCATGAATGTTGAAAACAATGTTACGCTCATTGTCAGCGGTGTGCTTGCAGATGCGCCCGACAATTCTTCTATTAAGGATCATTTGTATGTCAATTTTGAAGTATTAAAAAATTCCGGTCCTGAAAATGGCGGCGCTAAACTGGCTGACGAGAATTGGGATGATTTCGGATTTGCAACGTATGTGAAGCTGCGTTCGGAAGCCTCACCGGAAAGTGTAGGAAGGAAACTAACGGCAATACAAGCGTCCATACTGAAAGGCAAGCCCAACATTCCGGATTATCTTTTACAACCATTTACCGAGATTCATTTATATCCGGTAGAAGGGGGTTGGTTCGCTATGAAGCAAGTAAGCATTTTGGGAATTGTTGCGGTGCTTTTATTAGGCATCGGTTGTATCAATTATGTAAACCTGACTACCGCACGCGCCACAAGACGGGCCAAGGAAATTGGCGTCCGCAAGGTCGTTGGAGCAGGTTCTGCACAGCTGGCGAGGCAGTTACTGGTAGAATCCTTGCTGACATTGACCCTGGCACTAATCCTTTCTATTGCCTTACTGCAAGCGCTTTTGCCGCTTTACAAAAGCCTAACGGGCAAAACGGGCCATTTCTCACTCTTCGATCCAAGGGCTTGGCAAGTGCTGATCGGAAGTCTGACATTCTGTTTCTTGCTGGCGGGAATTTATCCGGCTATAATGGTTGCTAACTTTAATCCCATTCAGGCATTAAAGGGTCATTCCAGCCAGGCAAGCGGGGCTGGGTTGCGGAAATTGTTGGTTGTCACGCAATTTTCGCTGGCAACGATTCTCATTGTCGGCACTTTTATCATTGGCAGTCAGCTTCGGTTCATTCGCCAGCGCGATCCTGGCTTTAAGCGGGCGCATGTTTTTACTTTCGACGGGCGCAAATTTACACCTCAATTCAAGCAGGCATTAAGCGGCCAATCGAGCATACTGGGCATCAGCACATCCACGGATACACCCGTTAATATTCAGACCGGGACCGCATCGGTTGATTGGGACGGAAAGGAAAAAGACCGGACGCTGATCATGGTCCAGATGGGCATTGATAAGGATTTTATCGAAAATTTTGGAATAAAATTACTGTCTGGACGCAATTTCAGCGGTTCAAAATCCGATTCCGCCTATTTTATATTAAATGAAACCGCTGTGAAAGAAACGGGTTGGAAAGATCCGGTGGGCAAACGTTTCAAGCACGAGGGCACGGAAGGAACGATCATTGGCATTGTTAAGGATTTCAATATGACCTCTATCCGCGAGCCTGTCTGGCCTTTGGTCCTGTTCAGTAAACCGGAAAGTAATTTCATGGTGAATGTCCGCACCACTGGCGAGCTGGCACCAGATGCCTTGGCGGCAGCCGAAAAACTTTGGAAGCAATATTTGCCTGCCTATCCATTTGAATACACATTCTTGGACGCGAATTACAACGATTTGTACCGAACCGATCAACAAACGGGGCAATTGTTCAATTTTTTTGCAGGCGTAGCCATCGTCATTTCGTGCCTTGGTTTGCTGGGCCTCGCCTCTTTCACCACGGAACAGCGCACCAAAGAAATCGGGATCCGCAAAGTGCTGGGCGCTACTGTTTTGAACATTACAACATTGTTGTCCAAAGATTTTATGAAACTCGTTATTATCGCCATCGTTATCGCAACGCCTGTTGCCTGGTTTTTGATGGAGGAATGGCTGAAAGATTTTGCCTATAAAATAAATATTCAATGGTGGATGTTCCTGCTCGGCGGGTTGCTCGCGATCATTACTGCGCTTATTACAATAAGTTTCCAAAGTGTTAAGGCCGCATTGGCAAACCCGGTAAAGTCCATCAAATCGGAATAA
- a CDS encoding ankyrin repeat domain-containing protein, with product MGTIENVNLDYVLIHAARVGDNAVVEEILSRGINVNVQDEKGYTPLIIACYNNRYETAKLLLEAGADVNGFDYGGNTALMGVSFKGYPEIAELLINNGADLNMQHGNGGTALMFAAMFGRNDLVKLLLTRGADKNILDARGLSVTDLALQQGNHEAVALLESE from the coding sequence ATGGGAACTATCGAAAATGTAAATCTGGATTATGTACTTATCCATGCTGCACGCGTGGGCGACAATGCTGTCGTTGAAGAAATCCTGTCAAGAGGGATTAACGTAAATGTCCAGGATGAAAAAGGATATACGCCGCTGATTATCGCATGTTACAACAATCGCTACGAGACCGCTAAACTGCTGCTGGAAGCTGGCGCTGACGTCAATGGCTTCGATTATGGCGGAAATACTGCATTAATGGGCGTTTCATTCAAGGGTTATCCCGAGATTGCTGAATTGCTTATTAACAATGGTGCCGATCTGAACATGCAGCACGGAAACGGTGGAACTGCCTTGATGTTCGCAGCGATGTTTGGCAGAAACGACCTGGTTAAGCTGCTTCTCACGAGAGGTGCGGACAAAAATATTCTGGATGCCCGGGGCCTATCGGTTACAGATCTGGCTTTGCAACAGGGTAACCATGAAGCGGTTGCGCTTTTGGAGTCTGAATAA
- a CDS encoding DUF1330 domain-containing protein: MIYYTQLIFIKPGKESSFHFFEDQVLPLLSHHNGELVYRIRPSISSVVTTTLGHPYEIHLVTFADRKSFEGYRDDPERLKHMHLKDESVERIMLIEGNAL, translated from the coding sequence ATGATTTATTATACCCAGCTTATTTTCATTAAGCCAGGCAAAGAAAGCTCTTTCCATTTTTTTGAAGACCAGGTTTTGCCTTTGCTCAGCCACCATAATGGCGAACTCGTTTATCGCATCAGGCCCAGCATTTCTTCGGTCGTAACCACCACATTGGGGCATCCATATGAGATCCACCTTGTCACTTTTGCGGACCGGAAAAGCTTCGAGGGATATCGCGATGATCCAGAGCGCTTGAAACACATGCATTTGAAAGATGAATCAGTGGAACGCATAATGCTCATTGAGGGCAACGCACTTTAA
- a CDS encoding alpha-amylase: MENFTMLQFFEWYYPADGSLWNHFKNEAARLKNLGIDSVWLPPAQKGMEGANSSGYDSYDLYDLGEFDQKGSVRTKYGTKQELIDAIAAGQEAGLQVYCDIVLNHMGGADEKEVVPVKEVTPENRNEFVSDTFEIEAYTKFTFPGRAGQYSQFVWDYQCFSGVDYNASTEQNAIYSIQNQYGDGWQDVLDLENGNYDYLMLSDIEFRNPHVRQELKNWGEWFVETVHCDGFRLDAIKHMDPAFFNEWLDHLRGKYQKEFYTVGEYWAPYDLGSMLAYIEATDKRVSLFDAPLQANFFRASKENEHYDLRTILNETLVETMPELAVTLVENHDTQPLQSLEQTVEGWFRPLAYAIILLRQAGYPCIFYSDLYGSKYTDTGNDEQEHEITLEKLNVLEALLYVRKKLAYGTQNDYFDDINCIGWTREGDEHENSGCAVLISNHENAAKTMFIGQQHAGKTFVDYLNFVQEPVVVGEDGHAEFRVNGRSVSVWGVQNG, encoded by the coding sequence ATGGAAAATTTTACAATGCTTCAATTCTTTGAATGGTACTATCCTGCGGACGGATCGCTTTGGAATCATTTCAAGAATGAAGCTGCCCGTCTCAAAAATCTGGGCATCGACTCAGTATGGCTGCCGCCAGCACAAAAAGGAATGGAAGGAGCGAATTCCTCCGGTTATGATTCTTATGATCTGTACGACCTTGGGGAATTTGATCAAAAAGGATCAGTAAGGACTAAATATGGCACAAAACAAGAGTTGATCGACGCAATTGCAGCTGGTCAGGAAGCCGGTTTACAAGTTTATTGTGACATCGTTTTGAACCATATGGGCGGTGCCGATGAAAAAGAAGTGGTGCCCGTTAAGGAAGTTACGCCCGAAAATCGCAATGAATTTGTGAGCGATACTTTTGAAATAGAGGCCTATACCAAGTTTACATTTCCCGGCAGGGCCGGGCAATACTCTCAGTTTGTGTGGGATTATCAATGCTTTTCGGGTGTGGATTATAATGCCTCAACTGAGCAAAATGCAATTTATAGTATTCAAAATCAGTATGGTGATGGCTGGCAGGATGTGCTCGATCTGGAAAACGGAAACTATGATTATCTGATGCTTTCGGATATCGAATTCCGTAATCCGCATGTGCGCCAGGAATTGAAAAACTGGGGAGAATGGTTTGTGGAAACAGTGCATTGCGACGGTTTCAGACTGGATGCGATCAAACACATGGATCCTGCATTTTTTAATGAATGGCTGGACCATTTGCGCGGAAAATATCAGAAAGAGTTCTATACTGTCGGCGAATATTGGGCACCGTATGACCTGGGGTCTATGCTGGCTTACATTGAAGCGACGGACAAGCGCGTTTCGCTTTTCGATGCGCCGTTGCAAGCCAACTTTTTCAGGGCTTCAAAAGAAAACGAACATTATGATCTGAGGACGATCCTGAATGAAACGCTGGTAGAAACAATGCCTGAGCTTGCGGTGACATTGGTAGAAAATCATGACACGCAGCCGCTGCAATCCTTGGAACAGACTGTGGAAGGCTGGTTCAGGCCGTTGGCTTATGCGATCATTCTCTTACGCCAGGCCGGTTACCCATGTATTTTTTACAGTGATTTGTATGGCTCCAAATACACCGATACAGGCAACGATGAACAGGAACATGAAATCACACTGGAAAAACTGAATGTGCTGGAAGCATTGCTTTACGTAAGAAAAAAGCTGGCATATGGCACACAAAACGATTATTTCGATGACATTAACTGCATTGGCTGGACGCGCGAAGGTGATGAGCATGAAAACTCAGGTTGTGCAGTTTTGATTTCCAATCACGAAAATGCGGCAAAAACAATGTTCATAGGCCAGCAACATGCCGGAAAAACTTTTGTGGATTACTTGAATTTCGTTCAGGAGCCGGTGGTAGTAGGGGAGGATGGGCACGCAGAATTTCGCGTAAACGGGCGCTCAGTGAGTGTCTGGGGAGTTCAGAACGGGTAA
- a CDS encoding outer membrane beta-barrel family protein has product MRKVLLTIAAFTASICFTFAQHIEIFGLLLDSIASKPIEFATIALLKDGKIVQGVNADAKGRFVFLKVEKGEYAVQASLMGYVSKTVEKIIAKDEDIEMGIIKLAPTVQNLNEVTVTEQKALFEEKADRMVYNAEKDISIKGGDATDVLKKIPSVAVDIEGNVQLRGSSNIKVLINNKPSSIVARSVSDALKQIPADIIKQVEVITSPSAKYDAEGTAGIINIITKKNTLRGTNGSISPNFGQWNNWQNASINHRMKAVNISANGGFNDWKNKRFMQLRRSFTNGDTLIDQNQPQRIMGKGKNSYATVNVDWDVDSLNRIGAGLNYYNGINTNNFDIEFTESGLGAVRQYFKRDMSRTYDWAGATVNLDYTRLFKKPKKEITLLMMYSFEGEDSDYYSNLLNREQTVYYREKSYNISNNKEGTVQLDFTNPIDSISTLELGSKTIFRKILSDYRISSASDGSTDFRDMPQLANIFDYAQQVTSAYVVYTRTPKKRWGINLGARYEHTFIQANFLNGTASFSNNYGNLIPSVSLSRSVRKDQQLRLSYTQRIQRPQFFYLNPYVNQADSKNQYGGNPYLKPELTHSIEANYSVSIKQTSFNASFFLRQTNNAIENISSVDTSGVLTQIFQNVAQNSAYGLNLSANTKILKQWSVNGSLNVFYNVLESEELKARNADWMYRINLNSSIDFGKGIKAQLFGFYNSARVNLQGKYGGFGFYNMVLQKEVLKKKGTIGFGYDNPFNRKIKWRNDFVGPNFVQIQDVAMYRRGWRINLKYEFGQMSSGPRQKKRISNDDKKGGEGNN; this is encoded by the coding sequence ATGAGAAAAGTTTTATTGACTATTGCTGCGTTTACAGCCAGCATCTGCTTCACATTTGCCCAGCACATTGAGATCTTCGGATTGCTTCTGGACTCAATTGCTTCGAAACCCATTGAATTTGCTACCATCGCGCTCCTCAAAGACGGCAAAATTGTCCAGGGCGTGAATGCTGATGCGAAAGGACGCTTTGTTTTTCTGAAAGTAGAAAAAGGCGAATATGCTGTTCAGGCTTCGCTGATGGGTTATGTTTCAAAAACGGTTGAAAAAATTATCGCGAAAGACGAGGACATTGAAATGGGCATCATTAAGCTGGCCCCAACTGTCCAGAACCTGAACGAAGTGACTGTTACCGAGCAGAAAGCGCTTTTTGAGGAAAAGGCGGACCGCATGGTTTACAATGCTGAAAAAGACATTAGCATCAAAGGTGGTGATGCGACGGATGTGCTTAAAAAGATCCCTTCGGTGGCGGTGGACATTGAAGGCAATGTGCAGTTGCGCGGCAGTTCCAACATTAAGGTGCTGATCAACAACAAGCCGTCGAGCATTGTGGCGCGCAGTGTTTCGGACGCATTGAAGCAAATCCCGGCGGATATCATTAAACAGGTTGAAGTAATTACTTCACCATCAGCCAAGTATGATGCGGAAGGCACGGCGGGGATTATCAATATCATTACCAAGAAAAATACGCTGCGCGGCACGAACGGTTCGATCAGCCCGAACTTCGGACAGTGGAACAACTGGCAGAATGCGAGCATTAATCACCGCATGAAGGCCGTTAATATTTCGGCAAATGGTGGTTTCAATGATTGGAAAAACAAGCGCTTCATGCAACTGCGACGCTCATTTACCAATGGCGACACACTTATCGACCAAAATCAACCCCAGCGGATCATGGGAAAAGGTAAGAATTCGTATGCAACGGTCAATGTCGATTGGGACGTGGATTCGCTGAACAGGATTGGCGCGGGTCTCAATTATTACAATGGTATAAATACAAACAATTTTGATATCGAGTTTACGGAGAGCGGCCTGGGTGCGGTCAGGCAATATTTCAAGCGGGATATGAGCCGCACTTACGACTGGGCGGGGGCAACAGTGAACCTGGATTACACGCGTTTGTTCAAAAAACCTAAAAAGGAAATAACGCTGCTCATGATGTATTCCTTTGAAGGTGAAGACAGTGATTATTATTCCAACCTCCTGAACCGCGAGCAAACAGTATATTACCGCGAAAAAAGTTATAACATCAGCAACAACAAAGAAGGGACCGTTCAATTGGATTTCACTAACCCGATCGATAGCATCAGCACCTTGGAGTTGGGCTCTAAAACAATTTTCCGCAAAATCCTGAGCGATTACCGAATTTCCAGCGCATCCGACGGTTCGACCGATTTCAGGGACATGCCGCAGCTCGCGAATATTTTTGACTATGCCCAGCAGGTGACATCCGCCTACGTTGTGTACACACGGACGCCGAAAAAGCGCTGGGGCATTAATCTGGGGGCGCGCTATGAACATACTTTTATCCAGGCCAACTTTTTAAATGGTACAGCCTCGTTTTCAAACAATTACGGCAATTTGATTCCCAGTGTAAGTTTATCTCGCAGTGTTAGGAAAGACCAGCAGCTAAGGCTAAGCTATACGCAACGCATTCAGCGACCACAATTTTTTTATCTGAATCCATATGTGAATCAGGCTGATTCTAAAAATCAATATGGAGGAAACCCTTACCTTAAACCTGAGCTAACTCATTCAATTGAAGCTAATTACAGCGTTTCCATTAAACAAACCAGCTTTAACGCGTCATTCTTTTTGCGCCAGACTAACAATGCTATTGAAAACATCAGCTCGGTGGACACAAGCGGCGTTTTAACCCAAATTTTCCAGAATGTGGCTCAGAACTCAGCTTACGGTTTGAATCTGAGCGCCAACACGAAAATATTGAAGCAATGGAGCGTAAACGGCTCATTGAATGTATTTTATAATGTATTGGAAAGCGAAGAGCTTAAAGCGCGCAATGCGGATTGGATGTATCGGATCAACCTGAATTCGAGCATTGATTTTGGCAAAGGCATTAAGGCGCAGCTTTTTGGATTCTATAATTCTGCGCGGGTTAACCTGCAAGGGAAATATGGCGGATTCGGCTTTTATAATATGGTTTTGCAAAAAGAAGTCCTTAAAAAGAAGGGCACTATTGGCTTTGGTTACGACAATCCATTCAACAGAAAGATCAAATGGAGAAACGATTTCGTGGGGCCAAATTTTGTACAAATTCAGGATGTGGCCATGTACAGACGCGGCTGGCGCATCAATTTGAAATATGAATTCGGACAAATGAGCAGCGGTCCACGTCAGAAGAAGCGGATCAGTAACGATGACAAAAAAGGTGGCGAAGGCAACAACTGA